Proteins encoded within one genomic window of Eurosta solidaginis isolate ZX-2024a chromosome 1, ASM4086904v1, whole genome shotgun sequence:
- the LOC137236980 gene encoding uncharacterized protein, which yields MTGLSHKRAKTEARGNSFSAPCRLCQKSHSIRLCPIYRGMTNMDRLKTIIDLRYCTNCLSPFHQRKTCPSEDRCHRCNEQHHTSTHLDDVPPPSHESDGEESSDGALSIHVTEQTLWWEADVAEEEVERREDPTSMLATTPPGGSGPQRFRPLLRHERPSNLQRGDGGETRPFPPSHRSAGRRRGDAEPRPSRSSRRSIGRAAPYNARAQVTTLARQPTTLARQPTTPAGFRTGRLRETPLSTTITRAFVAIAPTAVVRIAAGGKLHAVRALIDPCAPNSIIDANLAKDLGLERTGTSYHVKCTLVLRGKYGVTGAVTTQATVVSRYSRLTPTATLDPSVATPFQFMKLADPSFHRSTPVRLTLGADVYASLMVSGTPPSNVGGLLTQATIFGLVVSGAHQQ from the coding sequence atgacTGGATTGTCCCACAAACGCGCCAAGACGGAGGCACGCGGCAACTCATTCAGCGCCCCCTGCCGGCTATGTCAAAAGTCGCACAGCATAAGGCTCTGCCCGATTTACCGGGGCATGACGAACATGGATCGACTAAAGACGATCATAGATTTGCGATATTGCACAAATTGCTtatcgccattccaccaacggaagacatgtcccagcgaagatcgctgtcatcggtgcaacgagcagcaccacacgtcaacacacctcgacgacgttccaccaccgtcccacgagagcgatggcgaagagagctccgacggagccctatccatccacgtcacggaacaaaccctgtggtgggaagcggaCGTCGCCGAGGAAGAGGTCGAACGACGGGAAGATCCTACTTCAATGCTAGCCACGACACCACCGGGCGGTTCAGGACCACAACGTTTCCGACCGCTCCTACGGCATGAAAGGCCTTCAAACTTACAACGCGGGGATGgcggggagacacgtcctttccccccATCGCACCGCTCTGCCGGGCGGCGCCGtggcgacgcggaaccgcgtccgtcccgctcgtcacgccGCTCAATTGGCAGGGCGGCCCCGTATAATGCTCGTGCCCAAGTAACTacgctcgcgcgccaaccaacaacgctcgcgcgccaaccaacaacgccaGCCGGCTTCAGAACGGGACGCCTCCGGGAGACTCCTCTATCAACGACCATTACACGCGCATTcgtagccatagctccaacggcggtcgtccggatagcagcaggagggaagctccacgcagtacgcgcccttatcgatccgtgcgctcccAATTCAATCATCGATGCGAATCTCGCGAAGGACCTCGGGTTAGAGCGAACGGGCACGTCCTATCAcgtgaagtgcacgcttgttctgcgagggaaatacggggtaacgggagcagtgacgacccaggccacagtggtgtcgcgatattcacggcttactccgacagcaactctggatccatcggtagccacgccattccaatttatgaagctggcggatccatctttccaccggtctacacctgtccggctcacactaggtgccgacgtctacgccagcctaatggttagcggcacaccaccgtcgaacgtcggcgggctgctgactcaagccaccatattcgggttggtagtgtctggagcccaccagcaataa